The Candidatus Izemoplasma sp. region ATGTCCCAAAGCCTAATGGGTAAAATATTGGTGCTATATAACTAGCTATAATGCTTAAAAAACTATCATCTTGGGTTATATCAATCCCACCCGGTCCAACATTACTTGAAATCCACAAAATTGCAGATCCTATTAAGATAAAGGTTCCTGCTTTTTTCAAAAACCCTTTTGCTTTATCTAATGCTTGATAACTGATTGTTCTAAACTGAGGGACACGGTAAGGTGGCAACTCTAAAATGAAATCTTGACCGCTTCCTTTAAAATATGATAAACTGAACACTTTTGCACTCACTAGCATGACAATAACCCCTAATAGGTATATTGCCAACATGACAAACGCTTGGTAACGATTGAAAAAGAGTCCAATGAAGATAACATAAATTGGTAACCGAGCACTACATGACACAAACGGTATTGTTAAGATTGTCAATAATCGCTCGTTTTTATTACGGATTGTTCGAGTCGCCATAATCGCTGGTACAGTACATCCAAATCCTGTAATCATAGGCACTATACTTTTCCCATTAAACCCAAACTTACTTAAGAAGCGATCCATTAAAATAGCGACACGCGCCATGTATCCAACGCCTTCTAATACAGATAATAAAAAGAAAAGAATCAGTATTTGTGGTAAGAATACTAACACACCACCAACCCCGGCGAGGAGTCCATCAACTAAAAGACCATGCATAAAACCTGTAATACCAATGAATTCAAGCCCGACACTACTATAGTGGATGACAAGACTATCCCACCCCCACTCAAACCACTCAGTCAGGATGGTACCCAGTCCTATACCACCAAAACTAATTTGATAAATCAATAACATAATCGTAAAGAAGATTGGTAATCCAAAGATGGGATGGGTGAGTACTTTATCTATCTTTTGATTAAAGTATTTTGAATGTTCTTTTTCTTCTACACGAATTAAACACTCATCAACAATTGTCTCAATAAATTCACGTCGTGTATTAAAGATCGCTCCTTTTAAGGAACTAGCAATGCCTTCATCAATAACTTTTGTTTCAACCTCTTTAACAACCTGACGTATCTTATCAGCCTTTACTAAATTAAGTTGATCAAAAATCCCTTCATTTCCTTCTAAAATTTGGAGAGCTAGCCACTTCTTTTTAACTTGTAATGTATCATGTCTTAGTAAATCATGGATACGTTGTATACCCCACT contains the following coding sequences:
- the feoB gene encoding ferrous iron transport protein B: MIYLLAGNPNVGKSTFFNFMTKSNVHVGNYSGITVEKRVHPIKHYPGANLVDLPGTYNVSPSAEDEGVVTYSLLHEDYKGILNIIDSTHMKRNLHLTIQLLELGMPMLLVFNLNDALRNDGYVIDTDKVSKLLNCDAISISSTKRDPKDDQRIAEEIKNMRAFKAIELDYPQTIQWGIQRIHDLLRHDTLQVKKKWLALQILEGNEGIFDQLNLVKADKIRQVVKEVETKVIDEGIASSLKGAIFNTRREFIETIVDECLIRVEEKEHSKYFNQKIDKVLTHPIFGLPIFFTIMLLIYQISFGGIGLGTILTEWFEWGWDSLVIHYSSVGLEFIGITGFMHGLLVDGLLAGVGGVLVFLPQILILFFLLSVLEGVGYMARVAILMDRFLSKFGFNGKSIVPMITGFGCTVPAIMATRTIRNKNERLLTILTIPFVSCSARLPIYVIFIGLFFNRYQAFVMLAIYLLGVIVMLVSAKVFSLSYFKGSGQDFILELPPYRVPQFRTISYQALDKAKGFLKKAGTFILIGSAILWISSNVGPGGIDITQDDSFLSIIASYIAPIFYPLGFGTWQATSSLISGFLAKEIVVSSLIVLYGSETAIASAFSLTAAMTYVVFASLYVPCIATVATVKAETKSKKWMLFSIGYSFVVAYIVALIVRLILMIFL